In the Hippoglossus stenolepis isolate QCI-W04-F060 chromosome 14, HSTE1.2, whole genome shotgun sequence genome, one interval contains:
- the zar1 gene encoding zygote arrest protein 1 produces the protein MAAPRSRGWLNKMATYGDEPFDSYFYSSYNPYTGRYPRAKEAGWKYKSYLSHYSDASDAFNNQQRAHLKSILSQINPKLTPRLRKANTKDVSVQVNPKRDASVQCSIGPRTLLSMKRDFRRKGQQEAAAVPGGGSPRAAGAVRYPRTLAVYSPIAYRSVTSFLVDENNNSNEASCGEPPGEPPEAAAEGDGTKSEPGREGEGGGKGEVPEQRQKIRQGEEVQTAGEGSKVKARVRFQFLEQKYGYYHCRGCNLRWESAYVWCVQGTNKVYFKQYCRKCQKEFNPYRVEDITCHTCNKARCCCALTQRHVDPKRPHRQDLCGRCKGKRLSCDSTFSFKYII, from the exons ATGGCGGCACCTCGCAGCCGCGGTTGGTTGAACAAAATGGCGACGTATGGTGACGAGCCATTCGACAGCTACTTCTACTCATCTTATAACCCGTACACGGGCAGATATCCCAGGGCTAAAGAGGCGGGCTGGAAATATAAAAGTTACTTGTCCCACTACAGCGACGCGTCTGACGCCTTCAACAACCAGCAGCGCGCCCACCTCAAGTCCATCCTCTCCCAGATCAACCCCAAGCTCACCCCGAGGCTCCGCAAGGCCAACACCAAGGATGTGTCGGTGCAGGTGAACCCGAAGCGGGACGCCTCGGTGCAGTGCTCCATCGGCCCGCGGACGCTCCTCTCCATGAAGCGGGACTTCCGGCGCAAGGGTCAGCAGGAGGCCGCGGCGGTGCCTGGCGGCGGCAGCCCCAGGGCGGCGGGCGCGGTCCGGTACCCCCGCACCCTCGCTGTGTACTCGCCCATCGCCTACAGGAGCGTCACCTCCTTCCTGGTGGAtgagaacaacaacagcaacgaGGCCTCCTGCGGCGAGCCGCCCGGGGAGCCGCCCGAGGCCGCGGCGGAGGGCGACGGGACGAAGAGCGAACCGGGCCGGGAGGGGGAGGGCGGGGGGAAGGGTGAGGTCCCGGAGCAGCGTCAGAAGATCCGACAGGGTGAGGAGGTGCAGACAGCTGgtgaggggtcaaaggtcaaggccagGGTCCGGTTCCAG TTCCTGGAACAGAAGTATGGATATTATCACTGCAGAGGGTGTAATCTGCGATGGGAGAGTGCCTACGTGTGGTGTGTTCAGGGCACCAACAAG GTTTACTTCAAGCAGTACTGTAGGAAATGCCAAAAGGAGTTCAACCCGTATCGAGTGGAGGACATCACATGTCAC ACCTGCAACAAAGCACGTTGCTGCTGTGCATTAACACAGCGCCACGTCGACCCCAAGCGGCCCCACAGACAGGACTTGTGCGGCAGATGCAAAGGCAAGCGTCTCTCCTGCGACAGCACGTTCAGCTTCAAATACATCATCTGA